Part of the Juglans regia cultivar Chandler chromosome 14, Walnut 2.0, whole genome shotgun sequence genome, tggttttaAGGAAGTGCTAGTTCTGCTGTATGGATTTACTCTTGTCAAAACGATGAAAATCATATGATTTACATCCTAAGATTTCAGAGTCTGGCAATGCAAACCTAAAGATCAGTGACAAATaatctgtgagagagagaggggagaaacAACACTTGTGGAGAGATATTCTGAGTCTGACCGCTGGTGAACCCCTCTTTTTTTAGCATTATAGATATTAGACGTAGTAAACCATACCAACTTCCAGCAAAGAAGTAGGAGGCACGTTCATAAGAATATTAGGTTCTCTACAATTCTTGCTCAGAAAAGCATATACTGCATCAATAGCAAATTTCTTAAAGATGGAAGATGATTTCTTTGCCTTTGCATAGGAATGCCCAAGAACATATGTGACACCCGATTCTTTAGCTCTTAAAATGTGCAGAGACTCATCCTTTAGGACAAAACTTTCGACATGCCTGATGCCAGATGTCATTGCTTGAATATCATGTGCAGACTTCACACTGTCCCCTTCTATACTGTGCACTGAAAAATCAAAGGTTTCAGTATTCAAGTTTTCAAACTCTAAACAAAAATCAGCTCTTGCTTTTGATGCACTTTCTTCTTCCGTTTCTACAAATTGTACTAGTCTTGACACCAGCCTGTTCTCAAAGTTGTAATTTTCTTGCTGTAAATCCTTGTAACCATACCTCAAGATGCACCGGTACATACCACACTCCTTCGGGCCAACCCTACCAATGAGAAGCTGTTCCTTTTCACTAACATAGGGAACTTGGACAGATTTTATGCAAACAAATACAAGCACCTGATGGAATGCAGGTAAATTAGTCACAAAGTGTCCAAAAACAGCTGGGATCCCTGTCACCAGATTACTGTATACAAGTCCAATTCCAGGGACGCGAACCATGCCTAGGCTTGGCCCTAAAGACACTATCCTATTCATTGAGACCTTGTTCTCCACATCAAACTGGTGTTTCTTCATTGTTCCATAGTGCCATACATACATTACAGCCATGAAGACACAAGACATTACCAGCGCAATCCATGCACCCTCAGGTACCTTGAACATACATGCAGGGATGTAAAGCAGTTCCAATGACccaaacaacaaaagaaatgaaacagCTGAAATTATCTTCTGCTTCCACACTATTATCATCACCAATGCCATCAAGCAAGTTGTCACAAACATGATAGTAGTAACTGCAAGTCCTGTATGTTCAGCAGAACAACCAAGTTCATTCATGGACCTGAAGGGCCTATAGAAGCATTAGAAATTTGCATGTTTACTGGTGGTTTAAGTTTATACCGTATGCATGACCCATCATGTTTGTGTCCCTCAGTCCGATTGTCACAGCTAAAGACAGGCACATTAACAACCAATTGACCTCAGGTATGTATATTTGCCCATATATTTTACTCGAAGTATGAATGATTCTAACATGGGGAAAGCAATTCAATGCACAGCACTGGCTGATGATGGAGAAAGTAGCTGATATTACAGCCTGACTTCCTACCACAGCTGCAAAAGTGGCCACTATGAACACCGGCCAAAATACAGCTTCTGCACAGAGGACAATGGCATTAACATGAGATCAGGAAGGAATGATATAAACTAACTGGCACTTCAGTATTTTCTTGCCTGGTATGGCTTTATAGAAGCTTCTCTGAATATCTTCATGATGCTTAGAGAGGTATGCAGCCTCACCCATATATGCAAGAACCAAAGAGGGATAGACCAGAAATGTGAAGGCCATCTGGGATTTGAAAACCAAGTATTATGCACTAGGTTTGATAATAAGAAAAGGCATTGATGTTTGCCATTGATGTCCCATACATGCACTGAGTTTCAGATTACCTTAATTGAGAGTGGAGAGAAATGACCCAGATTAGCAAACATTGCCTCCACACCTGAGACAATATTCCAAGTAAAACTAGTTCCAGTTGCTCCTTTTAGCCACAAATAAACAGAAAGTCATATTGGAATTGTGAAGGAGTTACCTGTGATTGAAAGAACCACTCCTCCTAATGATAACCATCCTTCAACCCTTGTGCTTCTAAGGAATTTTAACATGTAAATCGGAGAAAGTGCACGATATACATGAGAATTCCACCGAAATATGTTGTACACCCCAATACCAGCAAGACAAAGAAGCCAAGATATGACAACAGGAGCAAACATGAAAGCTACTCTGTGTGTTCCATGGTGCTGAAGGGAGAAAAGCCCCACCAAGATGATGCATGACGTTATGATAACATAATCTGAAAGAAAAGACAATCAGATAGAACAAGTAGAAGCCCCCCCTCCCACCGCCCAACAAAAATAGACTAGATGCTGAGGAGTTTAAAAGGGAACTGGAAGATAGAAGTGTATTAAGCCGGACTTACTCTCATGAAGTTCTGCGATCTTCAGTTTGATGCCCGAAACTGCTGAAAGAACTGAAATGGGAACATATGTCGATCTTTACAAGAGCATTAGTGAAAAGTGAAGCagaaataaaattgaaagacCAGCAAATATTCATTTGACTCAAATTCTAAAGGCAAACTTTCAGCATGTAGGATCAAGACCAAAGAGAAGATGAACAATCCTTCCTGTCCAGTGTCCATCCCACCAAAACGCAGTACCATTGAATTTTAGTTTTACACTCTTTTCCTTTATGATGCAGAATCATCTTCAGCCAAGGCTCTTTTTAGAATTATGATCCAGGATTCTACATGAACAATTCTTTgcttttccaaaaataatttttaaaatcagtGAAAAAGTCATTTATGACTGACTCCTACATTTCTGCTTCTAAAAAGTCCCAAAACTAGACATATCACATAAATgaatatattacttaaattatatcataactACATGGAATGTTTTATAAAGAATTATGTGGTTAAGATCTGGattcattataaatttcattgCCAATATCTCATGAAGATATTCTGTAATCTCATTATAATGGAAACAAACTTGTGAAATGAAATGCTAAGAGCTTTAGTAAATCTGCAGCATATTTGCTATATGCAACTAAGAAAAATTTGATGCTAGTTAAACTTGAATCTATATCATGTGGACTTGCTGTGAATAAATCTGGCTATCAGAAAAATTCAAATGATGGAGAGCGTATCAGTTAAGAAGCAAAAAGCACCAGAGGCCAAGCTTCTACACCAAATCTAGCTACCTGATATTGCAGGAGTGAGTACGCCATCTCCAATCGCCATACAGGTCCCAAGcagtacaaaaataaaaagcccTTTGCGAAATCTTGGGTGCTTCTTGAAGAATGACTTCAGAGCAGAACTCTGCCATGTTTCTGCAGATTCTTCTGTTAAATATGAAGGCAAGTTCTTTTCCGCATCTTGTTGATTGGGTAGAATGCTTAGTCCTGCGTGTCGGCAGAGAAGGGAGTACAATGCAAAGGTACCACCTGCATCAGAAGCAAAAAGTTGACATTAATTAACTTTCTTCTTTGCATAAATATGGATCTGATGCTTATATGCCTTCCATATGAAATACAGAAGGAAATCTCAGGCACAAAGTTTTGAAAAAGCATCAGCTGCTCCTTCTCGGTGTTGAGGAAACTATACTGTAGTAAGCAGTGTTTAACTTGCTAGTATGACATTATAACTGCCCAAATT contains:
- the LOC109002374 gene encoding potassium transporter 1 isoform X2; this translates as MAEFCSEVILQEAPKISQRAFYFCTAWDLYGDWRWRTHSCNIRSTYVPISVLSAVSGIKLKIAELHENYVIITSCIILVGLFSLQHHGTHRVAFMFAPVVISWLLCLAGIGVYNIFRWNSHVYRALSPIYMLKFLRSTRVEGWLSLGGVVLSITGVEAMFANLGHFSPLSIKMAFTFLVYPSLVLAYMGEAAYLSKHHEDIQRSFYKAIPEAVFWPVFIVATFAAVVGSQAVISATFSIISQCCALNCFPHVRIIHTSSKIYGQIYIPEVNWLLMCLSLAVTIGLRDTNMMGHAYGLAVTTIMFVTTCLMALVMIIVWKQKIISAVSFLLLFGSLELLYIPACMFKVPEGAWIALVMSCVFMAVMYVWHYGTMKKHQFDVENKVSMNRIVSLGPSLGMVRVPGIGLVYSNLVTGIPAVFGHFVTNLPAFHQVLVFVCIKSVQVPYVSEKEQLLIGRVGPKECGMYRCILRYGYKDLQQENYNFENRLVSRLVQFVETEEESASKARADFCLEFENLNTETFDFSVHSIEGDSVKSAHDIQAMTSGIRHVESFVLKDESLHILRAKESGVTYVLGHSYAKAKKSSSIFKKFAIDAVYAFLSKNCREPNILMNVPPTSLLEVGMVYYV
- the LOC109002374 gene encoding potassium transporter 1 isoform X1 codes for the protein MNPSAEFVEHGMSQENLKRVSRTTVLKLAYQSLGVVYGDLSISPLYVYKTTFSGKLSLQENDEEIFGVLSFIFWTITLIALFKYIFIVMLADDNGEGGTFALYSLLCRHAGLSILPNQQDAEKNLPSYLTEESAETWQSSALKSFFKKHPRFRKGLFIFVLLGTCMAIGDGVLTPAISVLSAVSGIKLKIAELHENYVIITSCIILVGLFSLQHHGTHRVAFMFAPVVISWLLCLAGIGVYNIFRWNSHVYRALSPIYMLKFLRSTRVEGWLSLGGVVLSITGVEAMFANLGHFSPLSIKMAFTFLVYPSLVLAYMGEAAYLSKHHEDIQRSFYKAIPEAVFWPVFIVATFAAVVGSQAVISATFSIISQCCALNCFPHVRIIHTSSKIYGQIYIPEVNWLLMCLSLAVTIGLRDTNMMGHAYGLAVTTIMFVTTCLMALVMIIVWKQKIISAVSFLLLFGSLELLYIPACMFKVPEGAWIALVMSCVFMAVMYVWHYGTMKKHQFDVENKVSMNRIVSLGPSLGMVRVPGIGLVYSNLVTGIPAVFGHFVTNLPAFHQVLVFVCIKSVQVPYVSEKEQLLIGRVGPKECGMYRCILRYGYKDLQQENYNFENRLVSRLVQFVETEEESASKARADFCLEFENLNTETFDFSVHSIEGDSVKSAHDIQAMTSGIRHVESFVLKDESLHILRAKESGVTYVLGHSYAKAKKSSSIFKKFAIDAVYAFLSKNCREPNILMNVPPTSLLEVGMVYYV